The following proteins are co-located in the Lacticaseibacillus paracasei subsp. paracasei genome:
- a CDS encoding DUF4811 domain-containing protein: MILWFLGLTVIGLYLSFIMMKRSSLRSTLIAVFGIGVVGSLLLITLNDNAHFGMVKRTTTDEQTIYTASPNAQLPMLLKQNIGTDGKHVVYIYKTDPKKKAVHTKADIVVTNRVTTTANATASLTSKTTRWQYQNGFYGALFNHEGAGQLVAQHNQLVIPTSWSVLTTAQAKQLGKKLAALQQPTAEQKASLAAAVKAKAAALAKADPKLAADPTALAKQAKAAVEQAMIQQAVREVQAQK; encoded by the coding sequence ATGATTCTATGGTTTTTGGGCCTGACAGTGATCGGCCTTTATCTCAGCTTTATTATGATGAAACGCTCCAGTTTGCGTAGCACGTTAATTGCGGTCTTCGGGATTGGTGTGGTGGGTAGTCTATTGCTGATTACGTTGAATGATAATGCGCATTTTGGCATGGTCAAACGAACAACAACTGATGAGCAGACCATCTACACCGCCTCACCGAATGCACAACTGCCAATGTTGCTAAAACAAAACATTGGCACGGATGGCAAGCATGTTGTCTACATTTATAAGACCGATCCGAAGAAAAAAGCGGTTCATACCAAGGCTGATATTGTTGTAACTAATCGGGTGACAACGACAGCGAATGCCACAGCTTCGTTGACGAGCAAAACAACTCGGTGGCAATATCAAAACGGTTTTTATGGTGCGTTGTTCAATCATGAAGGGGCTGGTCAATTGGTTGCTCAGCACAATCAATTGGTCATCCCAACAAGCTGGTCAGTGCTGACAACGGCTCAGGCCAAGCAGCTTGGTAAAAAGTTGGCCGCCTTGCAGCAACCAACTGCAGAACAAAAAGCGTCACTGGCAGCCGCAGTCAAGGCTAAAGCTGCTGCGCTGGCCAAGGCTGATCCAAAACTAGCAGCAGATCCGACAGCTTTAGCGAAGCAGGCTAAGGCTGCGGTTGAACAAGCAATGATTCAGCAAGCTGTTCGTGAAGTGCAAGCACAAAAATAG
- a CDS encoding phosphatase PAP2 family protein, whose translation MLKRRPEPLYLAAIALFIFITLLTGILNNAGWIHTIDQQVIAAVTQFHPVTFKPLLILITSLGNPASLVFLTMAFAVVLLLKRYRYAALFAASMGALMSLVNVGIKYWVRRPRPFIADPQIRALVHAGGFSFPSGHSSGTMIFYGTMILLAWALLKRQSAKWLITCLASGMILLTGYSRIFVRVHYPTDVFAGFSLGFALLMVSWWYFSPYLTNRVAKQSKKQTVKK comes from the coding sequence GTGCTAAAACGCCGACCCGAACCATTGTATCTTGCAGCAATTGCTTTATTTATTTTCATCACGTTATTGACGGGTATTCTAAATAACGCTGGATGGATTCATACCATTGATCAACAGGTAATTGCTGCTGTCACCCAGTTCCATCCTGTCACTTTTAAACCCTTACTCATCTTAATCACCAGTCTCGGCAATCCAGCATCCTTAGTCTTTTTAACCATGGCTTTCGCCGTGGTGTTACTGCTCAAGCGTTATCGTTACGCTGCACTTTTTGCAGCCAGCATGGGGGCCTTGATGAGCCTCGTTAACGTCGGAATCAAATATTGGGTTCGGCGACCACGACCTTTTATTGCAGATCCTCAGATTCGGGCATTGGTACATGCTGGCGGTTTTAGTTTTCCTAGCGGGCATTCTAGTGGCACGATGATCTTTTACGGTACCATGATCCTTTTGGCTTGGGCACTGCTCAAACGTCAATCCGCCAAATGGCTCATCACCTGCCTTGCCAGTGGCATGATTCTTTTAACCGGTTATTCTCGGATCTTCGTGCGCGTTCACTATCCCACAGACGTCTTTGCTGGATTTTCACTTGGCTTTGCCTTGCTGATGGTGAGTTGGTGGTATTTTAGTCCTTATCTGACAAACCGAGTTGCCAAACAATCAAAAAAGCAGACCGTTAAAAAATAG
- the leuS gene encoding leucine--tRNA ligase: protein MAYDHHEIDKKWQRYWAEHNEFNTTTDPKKPNYYALDMFPYPSGQGLHVGHPEGYTATDIVARMKRMQGFNVLHPMGWDAFGLPAEQYALNTGHNPKTFTKQNIETFKRQINSLGFSYDWNREINTTDPNYYKWTQWIFEQLYKHGLAYEAEVPVNWSPNLGTVVANEEVIDGKTERGGFPVVRKPMRQWMLKITAYAEKLLTDLDDLDWPESIKQMQRNWIGKSTGAQITFRVTDSHEPFDVFTTRPDTLFGATYVVMAPEHELVQKITTPAQQAVVDAYIDEAAHKSDLDRTALDKEKTGVWTGAYATNPVNGEKLPIWISDYVLASYGTGAIMSVPAHDDRDYAFAKKFGIEIKPVIEGGNVDEAAYTGDGVHINSGFLDGLNEHDAIDRMIKWLEDKGIGSAKINYKLRDWVFSRQRYWGEPIPVIHWEDGETTLVPEDELPLTLPEEADIKPSGTGESPLANLTDWVNVVDKNGRKGKRETNTMPQWAGSSWYFLRFVDPHNKEALADYDKLKAWMPVDLYIGGAEHAVLHLLYARFWNLFLYDIGAIPNKEPFQRLFNQGMILGDNHEKMSKSKGNVVNPDDVVDEYGADTLRLYEMFMGPLDAGIAWSTKGLAGARKFLDRVWSAFIDDEGKLRDRITTINDGRLDKVYNETVKKVTEDYDALHFNTAISQMMVFINSARKDDDLPLEYVEGFVKMLAPIAPHLMEEIWSRLGHDHSLTYAPWPSYDESKIKTDTYDMMIQVNGKLRGSITADVNESDDEIKQAALANDNVQKFTAGKDIKKIIVVPRKIVNIVAK, encoded by the coding sequence ATGGCATACGATCATCATGAGATCGATAAGAAGTGGCAGCGTTATTGGGCCGAGCATAACGAATTTAATACCACAACCGATCCTAAGAAGCCGAATTATTATGCGTTGGACATGTTTCCTTATCCGTCAGGCCAAGGCCTGCATGTTGGGCATCCGGAAGGGTATACGGCAACTGATATTGTTGCACGCATGAAACGGATGCAAGGGTTCAATGTTCTTCATCCTATGGGCTGGGATGCATTCGGCTTGCCAGCTGAGCAATATGCCTTGAACACGGGTCACAATCCGAAGACCTTTACCAAACAAAATATTGAGACCTTTAAGCGTCAAATCAACAGCCTTGGCTTTTCATATGACTGGAATCGTGAAATCAACACAACGGATCCGAATTACTACAAGTGGACCCAGTGGATTTTTGAACAACTTTATAAACATGGTCTGGCATATGAAGCTGAGGTACCGGTTAACTGGAGTCCGAATCTAGGGACGGTTGTTGCAAACGAAGAAGTGATTGATGGCAAAACGGAGCGTGGCGGGTTCCCAGTTGTTCGGAAGCCGATGCGTCAGTGGATGCTGAAAATCACAGCCTATGCTGAAAAGCTGTTGACGGATCTGGACGATCTTGACTGGCCGGAATCAATTAAGCAGATGCAACGCAACTGGATTGGCAAATCAACTGGGGCACAGATCACCTTCCGGGTAACTGACAGTCATGAGCCGTTTGATGTCTTTACCACTCGTCCAGATACGCTGTTTGGTGCAACGTATGTCGTGATGGCACCAGAACATGAATTAGTTCAGAAAATTACCACCCCAGCACAACAGGCCGTCGTTGATGCGTACATTGACGAAGCCGCCCATAAGTCAGATCTTGATCGTACCGCTTTAGATAAGGAAAAGACTGGTGTTTGGACCGGGGCCTACGCGACTAATCCGGTTAACGGCGAAAAACTGCCGATTTGGATTTCAGACTACGTTTTAGCCTCTTATGGGACTGGCGCAATCATGTCCGTGCCTGCGCATGATGATCGTGATTACGCTTTTGCCAAAAAGTTTGGTATTGAAATCAAGCCTGTTATTGAAGGCGGCAATGTCGATGAAGCAGCTTATACTGGCGATGGCGTGCACATCAACTCCGGGTTCCTTGATGGTTTGAATGAACATGACGCGATTGATCGAATGATCAAATGGCTTGAAGATAAAGGTATCGGCAGTGCCAAAATCAATTACAAACTGCGTGATTGGGTCTTTTCACGCCAGCGTTATTGGGGTGAACCGATTCCTGTCATTCACTGGGAAGATGGCGAAACCACGTTGGTGCCAGAAGACGAACTGCCCCTCACATTACCTGAAGAGGCTGATATCAAGCCAAGCGGTACTGGCGAGAGTCCACTGGCAAATCTGACTGACTGGGTTAATGTGGTCGACAAGAACGGGCGGAAAGGTAAGCGTGAGACCAATACAATGCCGCAATGGGCAGGGTCTTCATGGTACTTCCTGCGGTTTGTTGATCCTCACAACAAGGAAGCTCTTGCGGATTACGACAAACTTAAGGCATGGATGCCAGTTGATCTGTACATTGGAGGGGCTGAACATGCTGTGCTGCACCTGCTGTATGCCCGTTTCTGGAATCTGTTCCTTTATGACATCGGGGCGATCCCGAACAAAGAACCGTTCCAACGGCTATTTAACCAAGGGATGATTCTGGGCGATAATCATGAAAAGATGAGTAAGTCCAAGGGCAATGTGGTTAATCCAGACGATGTGGTTGATGAGTATGGTGCCGATACCTTGCGGCTGTACGAAATGTTTATGGGGCCGCTGGATGCTGGTATTGCTTGGTCAACAAAAGGGTTAGCTGGTGCCCGCAAGTTCTTGGATCGCGTCTGGAGTGCTTTCATTGATGATGAAGGCAAACTGCGTGATCGGATTACGACGATCAATGACGGTCGACTTGATAAGGTTTACAATGAGACGGTCAAGAAGGTTACCGAGGACTACGATGCTTTGCATTTCAACACGGCAATTTCACAGATGATGGTCTTCATCAACTCAGCGCGTAAAGATGATGACCTGCCACTAGAATATGTTGAAGGATTCGTGAAAATGCTTGCGCCGATTGCCCCGCATCTAATGGAAGAAATTTGGTCACGGCTAGGTCACGATCATAGTCTGACTTATGCGCCATGGCCAAGTTATGATGAAAGCAAAATCAAAACCGACACTTACGATATGATGATCCAAGTCAATGGCAAGCTGCGCGGTTCGATTACGGCGGATGTCAACGAATCAGATGATGAGATCAAACAAGCGGCTTTGGCAAATGATAATGTTCAGAAATTTACGGCGGGCAAAGACATTAAGAAAATTATTGTCGTACCGCGAAAAATCGTGAATATTGTCGCAAAATAA
- a CDS encoding putative polysaccharide biosynthesis protein, giving the protein MENSLGSGNQPQRSDKEKMIRGSAWMTAGSVFSRILGAIYVIPWRIWLGAAFLTANALFTKGYQIYSLFLIISTAGVPGAVSKQVARYNAMGEYKTGMRLFYHGTFAMVLMGIVSCGAMWLLSPLLAAGDARMIPVFRSLAWPLLLIPSLSLIRGFFQGYNEMAPSAISQFIEQVARILYMLVMTYAIMVAGNHSYLSAVIHSTFAAFIGAVFGLGLLVVYFLRQKPRLDALVAQSANSLQISVNEILLDVARQAIPFIIMDSTINIYYIVDQYTFNPMMKAFYLVSEDQLDRFYALFAGNANKLIMIVVSLAVAMAITVVPLLAGAKTRGDVEGLARQITNTLQLFFIVMIPSALGMVAVARPLYVLFYRDMDWLGIRLLQISSLLAIMLGLFTVLAAILQGLFNNRLAIQEMLIGLAVKVIVQWPMIFFFNVYGPVLSTMLGMTVSSLLMLYSTNRMYNIHVRQTIRRGVGILAFSLIMCAVCYLIVNASTLVINPRSQFGAAFVLLIAVGVGVLIYVYLILKTRLADLIIGERISRLRDILHIR; this is encoded by the coding sequence ATGGAGAATTCGCTGGGCAGCGGTAATCAACCGCAACGTTCAGATAAGGAAAAAATGATCCGCGGCTCGGCGTGGATGACTGCCGGCAGTGTTTTTTCGCGGATTTTAGGGGCCATTTATGTCATTCCATGGCGTATTTGGCTTGGAGCAGCGTTTCTAACTGCCAACGCTTTGTTTACAAAAGGTTATCAAATTTACAGCCTTTTTCTGATTATTTCGACTGCTGGTGTTCCTGGTGCTGTTTCCAAACAGGTTGCCCGGTACAATGCTATGGGCGAATATAAAACCGGGATGCGTCTTTTTTACCACGGCACTTTTGCCATGGTGCTGATGGGGATTGTCTCGTGTGGTGCCATGTGGCTGCTCTCGCCGCTTTTAGCAGCGGGTGACGCGCGCATGATACCGGTTTTTCGGTCACTGGCATGGCCGTTGCTGCTAATTCCGTCGCTTAGTTTGATTCGCGGGTTTTTCCAAGGTTATAACGAGATGGCGCCGAGTGCCATCAGTCAGTTTATTGAACAAGTGGCGCGAATTCTTTATATGTTAGTGATGACTTACGCGATTATGGTGGCGGGTAACCACAGCTATCTGAGTGCGGTGATTCACTCCACCTTCGCCGCGTTCATCGGGGCCGTTTTCGGACTTGGACTGTTAGTTGTTTATTTCCTCCGGCAAAAACCACGGTTGGATGCGTTGGTTGCCCAAAGTGCTAATTCCCTGCAGATCAGTGTCAATGAGATTCTTCTAGATGTGGCACGGCAGGCGATTCCATTTATCATCATGGATTCAACGATTAATATTTACTACATCGTTGACCAGTACACATTTAATCCAATGATGAAGGCTTTTTATCTCGTTAGCGAAGATCAGCTTGACCGTTTTTATGCGCTGTTTGCCGGAAACGCTAATAAACTGATTATGATCGTTGTTAGTCTGGCAGTTGCTATGGCCATTACCGTAGTACCATTATTGGCAGGTGCGAAAACGCGCGGTGATGTTGAGGGATTGGCCCGGCAAATCACGAATACACTGCAGTTGTTTTTTATCGTCATGATACCTTCGGCGTTGGGGATGGTGGCAGTCGCGCGCCCACTGTATGTTTTGTTCTATCGGGATATGGACTGGTTGGGCATTCGCTTGTTGCAGATTTCATCACTTTTAGCGATTATGCTGGGCTTGTTTACGGTTTTGGCAGCAATTCTTCAGGGATTGTTCAATAACCGTCTTGCTATTCAAGAGATGCTGATTGGCTTGGCAGTTAAAGTGATTGTACAGTGGCCAATGATTTTCTTCTTCAATGTTTACGGTCCGGTTTTGTCCACAATGTTAGGCATGACGGTCTCGAGTCTCCTAATGCTCTATTCAACGAATCGGATGTACAATATTCATGTACGCCAAACCATTCGCCGCGGCGTCGGTATTCTGGCCTTTTCCCTGATCATGTGCGCCGTTTGTTACCTGATTGTGAATGCATCAACCTTGGTGATCAATCCGCGGAGTCAGTTCGGGGCAGCGTTCGTCTTGCTGATTGCAGTTGGGGTGGGCGTTTTGATTTACGTTTATTTGATTTTGAAAACGCGTTTGGCTGATTTAATCATTGGTGAGCGAATTAGTCGACTTCGCGATATTTTACACATTCGGTGA
- a CDS encoding pseudouridine synthase: MRLDKYLSHLQFGSRKEVKALIRDKRVRVAGDLITDPGYNVLPGIAVEVNDAQADGPLEVDYLMNKPAGVITATEDPTQSTVLDLIRPHDYRPGLYPVGRLDKDTTGLLLLTTDGNLGHALLSPNRHIAKTYAATLAKTLTADMKQRLETGIDLKDFTTAPAQVVVLPDTDGKRIQITITEGKFHQVKRMLLAVDNEVTALTRIAMGPLSLPADLAAGEYQALTDDERTDLDNITR; the protein is encoded by the coding sequence ATGCGATTAGATAAATATTTGAGTCATTTACAATTTGGTAGTCGAAAAGAAGTTAAGGCACTTATTCGCGACAAGCGGGTACGTGTGGCCGGTGATTTAATCACTGATCCTGGTTACAATGTGTTGCCGGGGATCGCGGTCGAGGTGAACGATGCCCAAGCGGATGGGCCGCTTGAGGTCGATTATTTGATGAACAAACCGGCCGGGGTGATTACCGCAACAGAAGATCCAACGCAATCAACGGTGCTGGATCTGATCCGACCACATGATTACCGACCGGGTTTATATCCCGTAGGTCGTCTGGATAAAGACACTACTGGTCTGTTGTTACTTACGACCGATGGCAATTTAGGTCATGCACTGCTTTCGCCTAATCGTCATATTGCCAAAACCTATGCTGCAACTTTGGCTAAGACATTAACTGCTGACATGAAGCAGCGACTCGAAACCGGCATTGATTTAAAGGACTTCACAACCGCCCCGGCACAAGTCGTTGTTTTGCCGGATACCGATGGCAAACGCATCCAGATTACAATCACGGAAGGTAAGTTTCATCAAGTCAAGCGCATGCTGTTGGCAGTTGATAATGAGGTGACGGCCTTGACGCGAATTGCTATGGGACCATTGTCATTGCCAGCCGATTTAGCTGCTGGGGAGTATCAGGCTTTAACCGATGACGAACGGACCGATTTGGATAATATCACTCGTTGA
- a CDS encoding zinc ribbon domain-containing protein, translating to MDQQQYVCPKCQNTAYVADQFQATGGNFSKIFDVQNKKFVTISCARCGYTELYRSETSSGMNILDFLLNGG from the coding sequence ATGGATCAACAACAGTACGTCTGCCCCAAATGCCAAAACACGGCTTATGTTGCCGACCAATTTCAAGCAACTGGTGGTAATTTTTCAAAAATCTTCGATGTTCAAAATAAAAAATTCGTGACTATTTCTTGTGCCAGATGCGGGTACACAGAACTTTATCGCAGTGAAACCAGTTCTGGCATGAACATTCTCGACTTCCTTTTGAATGGCGGCTGA
- a CDS encoding NAD(P)H-hydrate dehydratase, protein MKQLTEQFAQSVVRPRARDTYKGSFGKILIVGGNAHFGGAAIMSASAAVYAGAGLVSVATDPVNRHALHARLPEAMILDATAPELETAVRQATVIVVGPGLGTDGTALTILKTVFAAVNAKQVMIIDGSAITLVASHHLDYPQAQLVWTPHQIEWQRLSGLPLAAQTIEASQKAAAKIPGIIVAKSSQTHVFVDEDVYENTAGGPAMATGGSGDTLTGIIAAFAGQFQPLDKAALAAVFVHSRVADIVAMNSYVALPTMVIRELPTYLKQLSE, encoded by the coding sequence ATGAAACAATTGACAGAGCAATTTGCACAAAGTGTGGTCCGGCCACGGGCCCGTGATACGTATAAAGGCAGTTTCGGCAAAATTCTGATTGTTGGCGGTAATGCCCACTTTGGCGGTGCTGCGATCATGAGTGCCAGTGCTGCTGTTTACGCTGGCGCCGGGTTGGTCAGTGTTGCGACTGACCCAGTTAACCGTCATGCGTTGCACGCCCGATTACCTGAGGCAATGATCCTCGATGCTACCGCGCCGGAACTTGAGACGGCTGTGCGGCAAGCAACGGTCATTGTTGTTGGTCCTGGGCTGGGCACTGATGGTACAGCCCTTACCATTTTGAAAACAGTTTTTGCTGCCGTCAATGCCAAGCAGGTCATGATCATTGATGGATCAGCGATCACTCTCGTTGCCTCTCATCACCTAGATTACCCGCAAGCCCAACTAGTTTGGACCCCTCACCAGATTGAATGGCAGCGGTTATCTGGCTTACCCCTGGCTGCCCAAACCATTGAAGCCAGCCAAAAAGCGGCCGCAAAAATACCGGGTATCATCGTCGCGAAAAGTTCCCAGACACATGTTTTCGTTGATGAAGATGTCTATGAAAACACAGCCGGTGGGCCGGCAATGGCCACAGGCGGCTCTGGTGACACGCTGACAGGCATTATTGCTGCCTTTGCGGGCCAGTTCCAGCCATTGGACAAAGCCGCTCTCGCAGCCGTTTTTGTCCATTCCCGTGTAGCTGATATTGTAGCTATGAATAGTTATGTTGCCTTACCGACTATGGTCATTCGCGAACTGCCCACCTACTTAAAGCAGCTTTCAGAATGA
- a CDS encoding NUDIX hydrolase gives MTHKTHRAFGCYGIATIDDKLVVIKKNGGPYRHRFDLPGGSLDGPEPLEHDVLREFTEETGLTATIDQQLGATSFIYPWKYQHWTINQHICVFYALSINGGKLETSVAQFMGQDSLGACALPLDTLTWANASPLVMFAKAFLTTGQPELTTKTFSNWEVLKEAANPS, from the coding sequence ATGACACATAAAACTCATCGCGCATTTGGTTGTTACGGGATTGCAACGATTGACGACAAGCTTGTCGTGATTAAGAAAAATGGGGGTCCTTATCGTCATCGCTTCGACCTTCCCGGGGGTAGCCTTGATGGCCCTGAACCGCTTGAACATGACGTCTTGCGGGAATTCACCGAAGAAACCGGATTGACAGCCACGATTGATCAACAACTAGGGGCAACCAGTTTTATCTATCCTTGGAAGTACCAACACTGGACCATCAACCAGCACATCTGCGTTTTCTATGCGCTATCCATTAACGGCGGTAAACTAGAAACAAGCGTTGCCCAATTTATGGGCCAGGATTCGCTCGGTGCCTGCGCCTTGCCACTTGATACTTTGACGTGGGCCAATGCATCGCCGCTTGTCATGTTTGCGAAAGCATTCTTAACGACCGGCCAGCCTGAATTGACGACCAAAACTTTTTCTAATTGGGAAGTTTTAAAGGAGGCGGCAAATCCGTCATGA
- a CDS encoding glycosyltransferase family 4 protein — MIYFLDEYLLAKNSSVEHAALKRLALFKQFKQPVKILTRDYDRLSVQTLRKLGVAQTDVRNMFDYFQHVPADRPEKAVHNDEINLPTMDEVSVDANQSQVTNGDRLRRQVGYIPGTVGHVYYQNFLDDQGNLVECDLWDARGFKSATQYFGQDGLLAFERYYDLRGVPVLDIYYAGDHAGQIQISRIVLKGQTLKEDHEFDTLGELFSYFLDQLATEDSETTIFISDRPGIGVQPLLAMHAAAKKFVYIPINHVLTPDKPRQGELDGFIQPVLQHPQKVDGLIVQTPQQQHDLHDRFPKVRVAAIPAVTFDPALTARSAAAAASKKILFVGRLSPDKQLDQLLRAVALASRQVSGVTLDLFGYGDEQYQTAMRQLADRLEIGSQVTFKGYQSSLADQYPQYALLVNTNLTDGGPLALVEAQTHGLPVVSYRFSYGPSACVIDQETGYLIKQGRVNDLAEAIVRLLKRPEQSQQFGDHARALAQKQLAPEKVYARWQAFLGLES; from the coding sequence ATGATTTATTTTCTTGATGAATACTTACTTGCAAAGAACTCAAGTGTTGAACATGCTGCGTTGAAACGACTGGCTTTGTTCAAACAATTTAAGCAACCAGTTAAGATTCTGACGCGTGATTACGATCGTTTGAGTGTCCAAACCTTGCGCAAGCTTGGCGTTGCTCAGACGGATGTGCGCAACATGTTCGACTATTTTCAGCATGTGCCCGCCGACCGACCGGAAAAAGCTGTGCATAATGATGAGATCAATTTGCCGACAATGGATGAAGTTTCAGTCGATGCTAACCAAAGTCAGGTCACGAACGGCGACCGGCTGCGACGGCAGGTCGGTTATATTCCAGGAACCGTCGGCCATGTTTATTATCAAAACTTTTTGGACGATCAAGGCAATCTTGTGGAATGCGATCTTTGGGACGCCCGAGGGTTTAAATCGGCCACTCAGTATTTTGGACAGGATGGCTTGTTAGCCTTTGAACGCTACTATGATCTTCGAGGTGTACCAGTGCTGGACATTTATTATGCTGGTGATCATGCTGGTCAGATTCAGATCAGCCGGATTGTTTTAAAAGGCCAAACCCTTAAAGAAGATCATGAGTTTGATACATTGGGAGAGTTGTTTAGCTATTTTCTTGATCAACTTGCGACTGAAGATTCAGAAACAACGATTTTTATCAGTGATCGTCCGGGGATTGGCGTTCAACCGCTACTAGCAATGCATGCAGCCGCAAAGAAGTTTGTTTACATACCCATTAATCATGTTTTAACACCTGACAAACCGCGGCAAGGCGAACTTGATGGTTTTATTCAACCTGTGCTGCAGCATCCCCAAAAAGTAGATGGCTTAATTGTACAAACGCCGCAGCAGCAACATGATCTTCATGATCGTTTTCCGAAAGTTCGGGTGGCGGCGATTCCAGCGGTGACATTTGATCCGGCTTTGACAGCGCGTTCGGCGGCCGCCGCTGCAAGCAAGAAAATCCTGTTTGTGGGTCGACTGTCGCCTGATAAGCAACTTGATCAGCTACTTCGGGCAGTCGCTTTGGCGAGTCGGCAGGTGTCTGGCGTGACGCTTGATTTGTTTGGTTACGGTGATGAACAATATCAAACCGCGATGAGGCAGCTTGCGGATCGTTTAGAGATTGGCAGTCAAGTGACATTTAAGGGTTACCAGTCATCTCTGGCTGATCAGTACCCGCAATATGCCTTGTTGGTCAATACGAATTTGACAGATGGTGGTCCGTTGGCGTTGGTTGAAGCACAAACCCATGGACTGCCAGTGGTGAGTTATCGCTTTTCCTATGGACCTAGTGCCTGTGTGATTGATCAGGAAACCGGTTATCTTATCAAGCAAGGACGCGTCAATGACCTTGCTGAAGCGATTGTGAGACTGCTAAAGCGGCCAGAGCAGTCACAACAATTCGGCGATCATGCCAGAGCACTGGCGCAAAAGCAGCTAGCGCCTGAAAAAGTCTACGCCCGCTGGCAAGCATTTCTTGGACTGGAGAGTTAA